The genomic interval AGCCCACGCTCTTGGTGGACTCCGTGGAGCTCTTGAGCGACGCCGTGCTGAAGGCGACGCGCTCGCTCTCCATCCGGCTCTCCTCGGAGCGCGCCGCGCGCTCCGAGCTCGAGAAGCTACGGGCGCTGCTGGAGGACTCACCTGGCTCCTGCCCGGTGGAGCTGGTGCTGTCGCTGCCGGACGGTGCCGAGGCGATCCTCGCGCTGGACGAGACGCGGGTGACCCCCAGCGATCGGGTGCTCTCGGGCCTGGAGCGCATGTTTGGCGACACCGTTGCCGAGCTGCGCTGAAACCGGCCGCGCGGAACCCGCGGTTCCTTGCTAGAGTCGGGGCGATCCATGAAGGATGCGCGAGACGAGCTGGTGCGGATCGACTCCCGCGGCACCGCCCACCCGATCGGGGTGACGGCGAGCCAGCGGCTGCGGGCGCGAGAGGGCGCGTACCGCCTGTTGCCGGCGCCGAACCACGTGGTCTTCATGCGCTACACCGGCGAGGACGGCCGGCGCGACGCCTCCGATGGCGCGCTGGTACGCTTGGCCGGCGAGATCGCCGAGCCTGGCGCCGTGTGCGACATCATCGCCCTCGTCTCCCAGGCCGGTTGGCGCGGTGAGCTGGTGGTGAGCGACGCCGAGATCACGCGCTCCATCTATTTCGATCAAGGCAACGTGGTGGGCGTGCAGACCACGGCGGACGACGAGCGCCTGGGGATGGTGTTGTATCGCTTTGGTGCCATCAGCACCGAGCAGCACGAGGCCATTCTCGAGAAGATGCGCTCCGGCATTCGTTTCGGTGAGGCCGCCGCCGAGGTGGGCGCGCTGACCCACGAGAAGCTGTACGAGTACATCGGCCGCCAAGTGGAAGAGGTGGTGTACGCCACCCTCACCATCGCCGACGGAACCTTCTTCTTCCTCGACGGGTTCGACGACGAGCGACTGGTGTCGCGCCATACCGTCAGCGCCAGCGCCCTCTTGATGGACGGCGTCACACGCATGGACGAGGTCCGTTACTTCCGCCAGAAGGTGCCCTCCGCGGACTGCGTGCCGGTGCGCCTCGAGACCAGCTCGCCGCCACCGGACGAGTTCACCGAGACGTGGAACGCCGTCGACGGTAAGCGCAGCGTGGAAGACATCGGCCGCGAAACCGGCAAGGGCGAGTTCGTCACCACCAAGGACGTGTACGCCCTGGTGCAGTCCAAGCACGTGGCGGTGCACGGTCCTCGCGCCACCGGCGGTCCCGCCGGGCTGGTGTCCGTCGCCAACACCGCCCTTCGGGTGATCCACGGGCACGCGGATTCGGCGGGCAAGGGGGAGGCGCTGCGCCAGAGCCTGTCGTCCTTCGCGGTGGGCGCCGGTGTGTACGACATCTTGTTCCGCGGCGCGGGTCCCGACGCCGAGGGCGTGCTGGACGCCAAGGTGGTGGCGGAAAACTCCGTGATCGTGGCGGCCGGCGCGGATCCCGAGAACATCCTCAAACAGATGCTCCACGAGTACGTGAGCTTCGCTCTGTTCAGCGCCGGCACCGCCCTCGGCTCCGACAAGGAGGCCGAGCTCAAGAAAGAGGTCGGGGCCGTGCTCGGCAAGCTGCGACCGCAAGCGTGACTGCTGGGCACGGTGCGCGTGAACCGGGCGTCACGAGTCCTTCCAAATCCGCGACGCTTTGCCTTGGCACCGCGATTGCAAACTCGATGACCATGTTCGCGCGATCCCTCCTCTTCATCCTGCTCTGCGTCGGTCTCGGCGCCTGCACCAACCGGCGACCTTCCCAGACGCCGGACGCCTACGAGAACTTCAACGAAGACGAGTACGGTCGGGTGCAGTCGTCCCAAGGCCAAGGCGTCGAGAGCTCGGGCGCCTACTATGGCTCACAGCCCTCCGGGCCGCCGTCCCGCACGCCCGCGGAGCCCTCCGTTGGTGGCTCCGGCCGTTGACCCTTTCGGCTGGACAGAACGCCCGCCAGCGCCTACCACTCCGGCCCAGGGTCGATAGCTCAGCCGGTTAGAGCCGCGGATTTTTAATCCGAAGGTCCAGGGTTCGAATCCCTGTCGACCCACTACCTCTCCAGAGCCGCAGGGGGTTGGTCCACCGCGGAACCTCGTGGACGGACCCGCGGCGCGACGGGGATCGCGCCGCACCAACATACCCTCGCCAGCGATCCGAAGAGCCCGACGGCAGTGGCGGCTCAGTAGGGGGCGTACAGCGGCTGCTTCTTGAAGTTGCCCCACATGCGGCTGTAGCGCACGGTGGCGACGAGGCCGCGGGATGAAGGAACGGCAATGCGGTAGCGGCGGGTACGGCGAAGCGGGCCGAATTCGATGGCGAAGTCGGCCCAGTGCTCGCCGGGGAGCACGCTGCGACTGACTTCGAAGCCGCTCAGGAAGCTGCCGTCGTAGATGCGCTCGCCGTTCAGATCCACGGTGACGCGAGCGTCGTTCACGAAGAAGCCCGGCTTGTCGAATCGGAGGGTGAGCAGCACGCCTTCGCTCATGGCGGCAGTGTAGGGGAATGCGGCGGAGCAGAGGAGCGTTCGGAGCGGCCATGGGCATTACCCGGCGGCAGTGGCTCGAGCTGTCCGCGCTGAGCCTGCTCGGCTGCGCCGAAGGGCGACGGGTCAGCGAGCCCCCGCGAGCGAAGCTGCACCACGATGCCGGCGGCGGGGCCGTGCGCGCGGGGCTCGTCGATGCGGCGCCGGACGCGGGGCGTGCGGCGGCGGCGGGCACCGGGCTGGATACCCTCGCTCTCGAGCGGCGTTTTCCGGCGCTCGCGGGAGCACTGCCGCGGCTTCGGCTAGGCATGTTCCCCACGCCGGTCGAGCGCCTCGAGGCATTGGGGGAGCGCGTCGGGGTGCGCGAGCTGTGGCTGAAGCGCGACGATCGCGCGGCCGTGGAGCTCGGCGGCAGCAAGGTGCGGAAGCTCGAGCTTTCTCTGGCGGCGGCACGAGCCGCCGGCGCTCGGCACGTGCTCACCTTCGGCGGTGTGGGCTCGAATCACGCCTTGGCGACGGCCTTCTACGGCAAGCAGGTGGGGCTCAAAGTAGCGCTTTTTCTGCTGGCGGAGCGTCCCAGCGCGCGGGTGCAGAACGTCTTGCGCGCGATGCTCTCCTACGACGCCACGGTGAACGCGTCCCACGGCTCGGCCGAGGACGTGCTGCGCTTCTCCCGCGAGCACGCGGGCGAAAAGCCTTGGGTCATCGCGGCGGGAGGGTCATCGGCGATCGGTGACATCGGTTACGTGAGCGCGGCGCTGGAGCTGGTCGAGCAGATCGAGCGGGGCGAGCTGCCCGAACCGCGCACCCTGGTGGTGGCGGCGGGCACCGCGGGCACCGCAGCGGGGATCGCGCTCGGCCTGCGCGCGGCGAAGCTCGAGACCCGCGTCGTCGCGGTGCGCACCTCCAGCATTCCGACCCTCCGTCGCGTGCGGACGCTGGCGCGCAGCGCGGCGAAGGTGCTCGCGGAGCACGAGCCGAGCTTCGCGGACGTGCAGCTCTCGAACGTGCACGTGGAGCATCGCTACATCGGAGCTGGATACGCGATTCCGACGGCGGCCGGCGAGCGCGCCCTCGAGCTGGCAGGGGAGCACGAGCTGGCGTTGGACGAGACCTACACGGCGAAGGCCTTCGCGGCGCTGACGGGCCAGAGCGCAAAGCTCGAGTCTCCGGTGTTGTTCTGGAACACGTTCGACCCACGTGTTCCGGCGGGACGCAAAGTGGAGCGCGACGAGCTGCCTCCGGCGCTGCGCGGCTACTGGCGCGGCTGACGTGGAGCGGCTCCGCGAGCGGGCTTCTTTTCTCGGGGGGCCCGCTCGCGGAGCACTGACCGTCCCCGGGGCCCGACCTCAGGATGCCCGGCCCGGCCGACTCGTGCAAAGGCGCCACACTAAATCTGCGCTTTCATTGGGCTTCGGCTCGGCATGCCGCGCCGCGCCAAGTGCGCTAGCGTTGGGGTAGCCGTACAGGAGGGTTCGACCATGAGCTATCGGAAGATCCTGGTTCCCGTCGATTTCTCGAGCAGCGCGAAGCAGGCCCTGAGCTATGCGACGTTTCTGGCGGAAGGCCTCGGCGCGACGCTGCACGCGCTCTTCGTGTGGGAGCCGCCGCGGGTGATTCGCGCCGACGTCATGCTGTGGTCGGAGACGCAGGGCACGAGCCTGGTGGATCACGCCCGCGAGGTGGCGGAGTCGCACATGGAGAGCATGTTCGACGAGCTCGGCATCGACAAGCAGCGCCGTCCGCCCCACACCATCGAGACCGGGGACCCGCCGGATGCCATCGTCGAAGCCGCCACCAGCGGTGGCTACGATCTAATCGTGATGGGAACGCAGAGCCGCAAGGGCTTCGACCGAGTGTTGCTCGGCAGCGTGTCGGAGAAGGTCGTGCGCACCGCTCCGTGTCCCGTGCTCACCGTGCGGCCGTCCTCGTGATGAAGCTCTCGCGAATCCTCGTGCCCGTCGACTTCTCGGCGTGCTCCGAGAAAGCGCTGGCCACGGCGCGCGAGCTCGCGGCCGCGATGGGTGGCGAGATCACGGCGCTGGCCGTGTGGCAGCCCCCCGAGTTCGCCGGGGCGGATCTGATGGTGCTGGCGCACTCCGAGAACCTGAGCATCGGCGACTACGGCCGCCAGCACACGGAGCGCGAGCTCGAGGCATTCGCGCCGGACCTACGGCGGGAGGTGCGCATGGGGGAGCCGCGCCAGGTGATCCTCGAGCGCGCCGCGGATTTCGACCTGATCGTGATGGGAACGCACGGCAAGACCGGCGCCTCCCGCCTGCTCCTCGGGAGCGTGGCGGAAGCCGTGGTTCGGCGGGCGGCGTGCCCGGTGTTGACCGTGCACGCCTGAAGCGGCGCGACGGGCATCGCGCCGCCCCAACAAACCTCAGCCGGCTTCGATCTTGCCGCCGCCGTTGCTGCCCTTGTTGCGGACCACCGGTACGGCGCTCTTGGGGGCCGCGCCGTACTCGTGGAGCTTGTACTGGATCTTGCGCACGCTGATGCCGAGCACGTCCGCGGCGCGGCTGGTGGAGCCGCCGTGCGCTTCCAGGGTTTCGAGGATCGCGTAGCGCTCGATGTCCGCCATGGACGAGCCCGGGATGCGCGGCGCGCGGTTCTCCGTGGTGTTGCGGGCCAGCTCCGCCGGCAAGTGGTGAGCGTCCACCGAGTCGCCGTCCGCCAGCACCACCGCGCGCTCCACCACGTTTTCGAGCTCTCGGACGTTGCCCGGCCACGGGTAGTTGGCCAGCAGGGCCAGGGCTTCGTCGCTGAAGCGCGCGACGCGCTTGTCGTTCTCGCGGGCGTAGCGCTCGAGGAAGTGCATCGCCAGAGCGGGGACGTCGGACGGGCGCTTGCGCAGCGGCGGCAACGTGATGTTGATGACGTTCAGCCGGTAGTAGAGGTCCTCGCGGAAGTGCCCTTCGTTGACCAGCTCGCGCAGGTCGCGGTTGGTGGCGGCGATCACCCGCACGTCGACGCGCAGCGTTTGATTGCCGCCCACGCGCTCGAACTCGCGCTCTTGCAGCACGCGCAAGAGCTTCACCTGGGTGGACGCCGTGATCTCGCCGATCTCGTCGAGGAACAACGTGCCGCCGTCGGCCTGCTCGAACCGGCCTTCGCGCCGCCGGTCGGCGCCGGTGTAGGCGCCGCGCTCGTGTCCGAACAGCTCGCTCTCGAGCAGCGTTTCTGCCAGGGCTGCGCAGTGCAAGCGCACGAAGGGGCCGTCCTTGCGGGGAGAGCGATGGTGAATGGCGGCGGCCACCAGCTCCTTGCCGGTGCCGGATTCGCCGGTGAGCAGCACGGTGGCGCGACTGGGCGCCACCTGAGCCACGCTCTTGAACACTTCCTGCATCTCGGGCGAGGAGCCCACGATGTTGTCGAAGCGGTAGCGCTCGGCGAGCTGCGTCTTCAGCTCCACGGTCTCGCGACGCAGACGCACCCGCTCGAGCGCGCGATCGATCACGAGGGCGAGCTCGTCGGTGTTCAGCGGCTTCGTCAGGTAGTCCGCGGCACCTTCCCGCATCGCGGAGACCGCGGTCTCCACGGCGCCGAAGGCCGTCATCAACACCACTGGAAGATCGGGTTCGTGGCTACGGAGCTTGCGCAGCAGCTCCACGCCGTCCATCCCCGGCATCTTCAAGTCCGTCAGCACCAGGTCCGGCGAAAACTCTTCGTAGCGGGCCAGCGCCTTGAAGCCGTCCGCCGCGGTTTCCACCGAGTACTCTTCCTCGCGCAGGATCTCGGCCAATGCAGTGCGTGCATTGGGTTCGTCGTCCACGACTAGAATGCGTCCTTTGCTCACGACCAATCCCTCGAAGTTTTCGGGGCCAACGGGTAGCAGGCGCAGTTGATGCGCGCCCGGCGAACGGCGTGCACAACGCATGCCGCGCACATATTGGGGTAATCCGACCCCCCGGCCAGGGAGCTATCGCAAATAATGCGGCTGCGCGCAAGTCGGGTGCAGCCGGTGCGCGGCTAATCCAGCAAATGCAGCAGGGCCTTGAGGGCGTCGGTGGTGGTGAACACCCCGCTGACACGGGTCCCGTCGACCACTACCGCGGACCCGACCTTGCTCTCGAGCATCACCCGCACCACGTCTCGGAGGGGGGTGGCGGAAGGGACGGTGTACACGTCCGTGGTCATCGCTTCATCGATGGTGACCTGCGCCGGATCGACGTCCTTCAGGGTCTCCACCAGGTGCAAATCCCGAAGCGAAACCAGGCCAACGAGCTTGCCTCCGTGCAGCACCGGGAGGTGGCGGATGGCGTGCTCGCGCATCAGCTCGTGTGCCGCGGTGAGGGTCTGCTCCGAACCGATGGAGTGCGGAGCCGGGGTCATGAACTGACCGATGGTCGTTTCAGGCATGGGGAACGCTCGCGATTGGGGGACTGACGGGTCAGTCGTCGTCATCGTGCAGCATGCGTGCCGCGGGCGTGTCCAGATCGTCGAACTGCCCGCGGCGAGAGGCCCACAGGAATGCGAGAACCGCGCCAGTCGCGAGAATCAGGGCCAGGGGCAACACGATGTAAAGAGCGCTCATGGCGGACTCCGAAAGGTTTTCGCCCGGTAGGAGCTGGTCACGACGGACAGCGAGCTCAGGGGCATGAGGATGGCCGCGATCAGCGGCGAAATGACGCCGGCCACGGCCAGCGAGGCGCACACCAGGTTGTACGCGAGGGAGAGCAGCATGTTTCGGCGAATCACGCCAAAGGTGCGCCGGGCGCCGCCCAGGAGCTCCAGCACCGGACGCACCCCAGGCCGATTGGCATACACGTCGGCGGCGGCCAGGCTGGCTTCAGCGCCGCCTTGCACGGCCACGCCGACCCCCGCGGCGGCCAAGGCGGCCGCATCGTTCACGCCGTCGCCCACCATCACCACCGGGCCGTCCGCGCTCTCCACGGCGCGGAGCTTCTCTTCCGGGCTCACGCCACCGCGGACCGAGACGAAGGGGACGCCGAGCTCCGCCGCCACGCGGGCGACGACCAGCGGGTGGTCGCCGCTCTCGATGGCCAAGCGATGACCCATGCGCGACATTTCTGCGAGGGCCTCGGCGGCGTCCGGACGAATGGGATCGGCAAACACCGCGACCGCTCGAGCCACGCCATTCACCGCCACGAGCACGGGGGTGCGCCCCGCGCCCGCCGCTGCCTGCGCGTGGGCTTCGAGCTCCTCGGGCACCATGGCCGTCTCGCGCACGTGGGCCAAGGAGCCGACGACCAGCTCGTGGCCATCGACTTGGGCGTGCACGCCGCCACCGGGAACTTGGAGCAGCGCTTCCACCTTCAGCGTCGCCGGCGGCTCGGGCAGCGCGGCCACCAGCGCCCGCGCGATGGGATGGGCGGAGCGTGCTTCCACGGCGGACACCCAGGGCTTCACGCTTTCGTCGCCGTGCCACGCGGACAGCTCCAGGCGGCCGGCGGTGAGGGTGCCCGTCTTGTCGAAGATGACCAGGGCGGGGTGGGCGAGGCGCTCGAGAGCGTCGCCCCCCTTGATCAACAGGCCCGCCCGGGCGGCGCGGCCCACTGCGGCACTGACCGCCAGCGGCGTGGCCAGCCCCAAGGCGCAGGGGCAGGTGACGACCAAGAGCGCGATGGCGTTCTCCACGGCGCGGGTGGGATCGACGAAGGCCCAGCCGACGAACGTGAGGGCGGACAGGGCGAGCACCGACATCACGAAGCGGCCGGCAACGCGGTCCGCCAACAGCTGAATGGGCGCGCGGCGGGCCGCCGCTGCCTCGATGCTCTGCACCAGCTTGCCGAGGCGCGTGGCTTCGCCGGTCTGCTCCGCCCGCACGGTGATGCGCGACGAAACGTTGATGCAGCCGGCGTGCACGCGCATGCCGGGCTCCACGTCGACCGGAACGCTCTCTCCGGTGAGCAGCGAGGCGTCGATGCTCGAGCTGCCCGTCTCCACGATACCGTCGGCGGGCAGGTGCTCGCCGGCGCGGATCTCGAGCAGCGCGCCCATCGGAATGGCGTGCGCGGGCACCTCGCGGATGCCGTCGTCCTCCACCAAGCGCGCCGTGCTGGGCGTGAGCGAGAGCAACAGCTCCGTGGCGCTCTTGGCGCGATGCTGCTCGCGCCGCTGAAGCCAACGGCCGACGAGCAGCAAGAACACCACGGCGGTGACGGAGTCGAAGTAGATGTCCCCGCGGTTCAGCACCGTGTTCACGGCGCCCCACAGGTAGCCTGCCAAGATGCCGAGACTCACCGGCAGATCCATGTGCGGCGTGCGGGTCCTGAGCGCGGCCAGGCCTCCCTTGAAGAACACGCTGCCGGACCAGAACACCGCGGGTGTGGCGACCACCAGGCTCACCCAGCGGAACACGCCGACCCACTGCGGGTCCGAGTCTGCGCCGCCGTACAGCGCGAAGGCGATCAGCATCACGTTGCCGGCGACTGCACCCGCGACGGCCATACGAGACAGCAACGCGCGATCCTCGCGGCGCCGGGCCTCGAGCGCTGCGGCGCGCTGGCGTGGGTGCGGCGGATAGCCGAGGGAGTCGAGAGCCTGGGCGACCTCCGAGAGCTTGCCGACGCTCGGGTCCCACACCACGCGCACGCTGGCTTGGGCTAGATCCACCGTGGCTTCCACGACGCCGGGGGAGAGCTTGCCGAGCTTCTCCACCAGCCACACGCACGCCGGACAGTGCAGGTTCGAGAGCGCCAGCTCCACCGAAAGCAGGCCATCCCCGGCGTCGCGCACGTACAGCTCGCGGAACTTGTCGTCGTCGAGCTCCGCGTAGCTCCGCTCGGACGTCGCGGCCGGGCGCGGCTCGTCGACGTCCAGCGCCGCGCGGTGCTTGTAGTAGCGCTCCAGGCCGGCGCCGTGGATCACGGCGTACACCGTGCGGCAGCCGTCACAGCAGAACTGCACCCGCGCGTGGTCCTCCACGCGGGCCGGCGGTACGGGCAGGCCGCAGTGCGAGCAGGCGACGTCTTCGGACGCGTCGAGCGCGCCCGGCGCCGTCACCGGCTCGGGCAGCGCGCCCAAGGTCACTTCTTCTCCGCTCCGTGGTGGCAGCACGCCGGCTCCGTCGGCACTCCGCCGGGCAACATGCCGGCGCTGTAGCGCGCCGCCAGCGACGGGACGTTGGCCCGTCCCAGCACCGAGTACAGGCCGAGCACGAGCAGCACCGCGGCACTGAGCATGGGCACGTGGCGGCGGAGGTGATGGGACAGGCGCTGCACGCCGAGGCCCAGCCCCAAGAGCAGCGGCACCGTGCCGCTCCAGAACGCCGCCATCACCATCGCGCCGCCGAGGGTGCTCCCGGTCCCCGCCGCCGTGACCGCGAACGCGTACAGCCAGCCGCAGGGCAGCAGGGTGGAGGAAAGCCCGAGGAGCAGCGCCCGCGCCTTGGGCGGCCGCGCTCTGAGCCGGCCCAAGAAGGCGACGGTGCGGCGTTCGAGGGCCTTGGGCACCACGAAGCGCACCACCCGCACGCCTGCGCTCTCGAGCAGCAGGGACAGACCCCACACGATCATCACCGTGCCCGCGACGATCGCCGCCACGCGCCCGACGCCCGCGGCGTTGCCTGCTAGGTCCACCGCGGCGCCAATGGTGCCGGCGACCGCTCCGAGGGCGGTGTACGTGAGCAGGCGCCCGCCGTGGTAGGCGAGGTGACTCAAAGAGCGCGACCCGCTGTCGTCCTCCCCGGCGTAGAAGGCGACGAACCCGCCGCACATCCCCGCGCAATGGAGGCTGCCCACCAAGCTGGCACCGACCACCGAGAGCAACAGCGCGGACGTCACGTGGCGTCTCCGCGCAGCACGTCTTGCCGGATGATCTGTGTGAAACGCTCACCGTTCTGCTCGGCGGAGAAGCGGAACTCCCACAGGCCGACGCGCACCAGCGGCAGCTTGCCGTGGAGCTTGCCGTCCGGGCCGGTCGACAGATCGGCGCTCACGATGTGGCCGGCCCGTGCGTTCGCGAAGGCGTCCACTCGAACCTTGGCATTGGGAAGGGCGTGGCCGCGATCGTCGGTCAGCTTGGCCACGAGCTGTACGTCACGCCCCACGGTGCGCGTCTCCAGGGTGAGGTTCCAGCCGAGCCGCGTGTTCTCCGCCGATTGAGCCTGGTGGTCGTCCCAGGCGACGGCCTTTTGGTAGTAGTCCTGCTCCACCGCGAAGCCCGGATCGTCCGTCGCGATCTTCGCCATGTACAGCAGTCCGCCCACCATCGAGGTGAGCAACACCACCGGGACCCACGGCCAGATGTTGAAACGGGGGCTGTCTTCTCGGTCGCTCATTTTACGTCTCCGTCGAAGGGACCGAGCAGCTTGTATTGAACCTCGGTCTTGAAGTCGCCGTCGTCGCGGACGGCGAACTTCACCATGCGCTTGCCGCCTTGGAACGAGCTCTTCGGCGAGAGCACGAACACCGTCGTGGTCTCGTGGGTTCCCTTGGCGACGTGCAGCGGGTTTTCCGGCGCGATCAGCTTGGCATCGCCGCCGTCTTCCAACGCGATGTGATACTCGCGGTCCTGGCTTCCGCGGTTCTCGATCTTGATGCGGATCTGGTTCTGCACGCCTTCCGGCTGCAGCACGTAAGGCGCGCCGATGCCGCGGAGCACCGTGACGTCCGCGCTGCCCTGTCGCGAGCCAAAGAACACCAGGGCGCTCACGGCGATCAGGATCACCAACGGGTACAGCACGACGCGGGGCCGCAAGAGGGGGCTCTTCTCCCCCGACTCCAGGGTTTCTTGGGAGCTGTAGCGGACCAGCCCCTTCGGCTTGCCGATGCGCTCCATGATGCTGTCGCAGGCGTCGGCGCACTGGGTGCAGGCGATGCACTCGAGCTGCAGCCCTTCACGGATGTCGATGCCGGTGGGGCAGGCCACGACGCAGGCGTTGCAGTCGATGCAGTCACCACTGCCCTCCACGGGCTTGCCCTTGCTGCGGGGCTCGCCGCGCCGAGCGTCGTAGCCCACGACCAGGGAGCGCTTGTCGAGCAGCACGGACTGCAGCCGAGCGTACGGGCAGATGACGGTGCACATCTGCTCGCGGAAGTAGGCGAAGTCGAAGAACACCAAGGCGGCGGTCACCGCCATCACGCCGAAGGCGCCGGCGTGCTGCATCGGCGGCTCGGTCATCCAATGGAACAGGCGCTCGACCCCCACGAAGTAGGAGAGGAACACGTTGCCGACGACCACCGAGAGCAGGCCGAACGCCACGTATTTCAGGATGCGCCGGGCATTCGGGCCCTTTTTGTCGATCCTCAGCTGGTCTGCACGTCCGCCTTCGAACAGGCGCTCGATGGGACGGAAGACGAACTCCATGTACACCGTCTGGGGGCAGCCCCAGCCGCACCACGCCCGGCCCACCAACGCCGTCAGCCAGATGATGCTGAGAAAGATGGACAGCATCAGGAGCATGAGCAGCACGCCGTCGGTCGCCAAGAACGTGCGACCGAACAAGTGGAACTGCCGTGCGGGAACGTCCAGCAGGATCAGCGGATGGCCGTTCATCCGAATGAAGGGGATCGCGACGAAAGAGGCGATCAGTCCCCAGGCGGTCAGCAGTCTCGCCCAGTAGTAGCGGCCCTTGTAGAGCTTCGGTCGGATTCGACGCCGAGTACCATCGGCGTTCAGCGTCGGGAGGACGCGTTCCTCAGGGGCGAGGGGGCCTGCCACGGTTTACTCCACGGGGTTGCCCTCAGGCGGCTTGCCAGCGGCATTGGTGCCCTTCAGGTCCTTGACCACGTAGGCCACGACGCTGCGGAGCTCCTTCGGCGTGAGCTGCTTGCTCCACGCCGGCATGCCTTTGGCGGCGACACCTTCGGACACCACCTTGTAGATGTCCATGGGCTTGCCAGCGCCATGGATCCAGCTGTTGTCGGTGAGATTGGGTCCCACGATGCCTTGCCCCTTGTCTCCATGACAGGCAACGCAGCGCGCGGTGAACACGCCCTGACCCTCGGTGACCGCGGATGGATTGTCGATCAGCTTCTGCAAGCTCTCCGGCGTGACCACTTCAGCGGCGGCTCGCTTCGCTTCGGCCTCCTCGGCCTCTTTCATGTCTGCGGCGTACGCTTCCGCCACCGACGTCCCGTTGCCGGTGACGTGATAGTGGAACAAGTAGCCGATGGCGAAGAAGAACGAGCCCCAGAAGATCAGCTTCCACCAGCGGGGCAGGGGATTGTCGTACTCCTGGATGCCGTCGTACTCGTGATCGCCAATCAAGAGGTCCTGATCGACGGGAGCTTCGGCTTGCGCTTTCTTCGCGGGGCTCATGACTTGCCTTCTCGGGGAGACTGAGGGGTTTCATCGTCCAGTGGCATGAAGCGGGCCTGCTCGAAGGCCTCGCGGTTCTTCTTGTGAAGCACCTGGTAGGCCACCAAAAGGAACACGGCGAAGAAGATGACGAGTGCAGCTTCCGCCCAGCCCGAGAGGGCCATGTTGCTCATGATGTCGGAGAGCCTCATCTCACTTCTCCTCGGTCAGGTGCGCCACGCTCTTGTCGCTCGGCGCGGCGGGGGGGGCCTTCTTGATGTCCGTGCCGAGACGCTGGAGATAGGCGATCAGGGCGATGAT from Polyangiaceae bacterium carries:
- a CDS encoding c-type cytochrome, encoding MSPAKKAQAEAPVDQDLLIGDHEYDGIQEYDNPLPRWWKLIFWGSFFFAIGYLFHYHVTGNGTSVAEAYAADMKEAEEAEAKRAAAEVVTPESLQKLIDNPSAVTEGQGVFTARCVACHGDKGQGIVGPNLTDNSWIHGAGKPMDIYKVVSEGVAAKGMPAWSKQLTPKELRSVVAYVVKDLKGTNAAGKPPEGNPVE
- a CDS encoding FixH family protein, which gives rise to MSDREDSPRFNIWPWVPVVLLTSMVGGLLYMAKIATDDPGFAVEQDYYQKAVAWDDHQAQSAENTRLGWNLTLETRTVGRDVQLVAKLTDDRGHALPNAKVRVDAFANARAGHIVSADLSTGPDGKLHGKLPLVRVGLWEFRFSAEQNGERFTQIIRQDVLRGDAT
- the ccoG gene encoding cytochrome c oxidase accessory protein CcoG — protein: MAGPLAPEERVLPTLNADGTRRRIRPKLYKGRYYWARLLTAWGLIASFVAIPFIRMNGHPLILLDVPARQFHLFGRTFLATDGVLLMLLMLSIFLSIIWLTALVGRAWCGWGCPQTVYMEFVFRPIERLFEGGRADQLRIDKKGPNARRILKYVAFGLLSVVVGNVFLSYFVGVERLFHWMTEPPMQHAGAFGVMAVTAALVFFDFAYFREQMCTVICPYARLQSVLLDKRSLVVGYDARRGEPRSKGKPVEGSGDCIDCNACVVACPTGIDIREGLQLECIACTQCADACDSIMERIGKPKGLVRYSSQETLESGEKSPLLRPRVVLYPLVILIAVSALVFFGSRQGSADVTVLRGIGAPYVLQPEGVQNQIRIKIENRGSQDREYHIALEDGGDAKLIAPENPLHVAKGTHETTTVFVLSPKSSFQGGKRMVKFAVRDDGDFKTEVQYKLLGPFDGDVK
- a CDS encoding sulfite exporter TauE/SafE family protein, giving the protein MTSALLLSVVGASLVGSLHCAGMCGGFVAFYAGEDDSGSRSLSHLAYHGGRLLTYTALGAVAGTIGAAVDLAGNAAGVGRVAAIVAGTVMIVWGLSLLLESAGVRVVRFVVPKALERRTVAFLGRLRARPPKARALLLGLSSTLLPCGWLYAFAVTAAGTGSTLGGAMVMAAFWSGTVPLLLGLGLGVQRLSHHLRRHVPMLSAAVLLVLGLYSVLGRANVPSLAARYSAGMLPGGVPTEPACCHHGAEKK
- a CDS encoding cbb3-type cytochrome c oxidase subunit 3, with product MRLSDIMSNMALSGWAEAALVIFFAVFLLVAYQVLHKKNREAFEQARFMPLDDETPQSPREGKS